The genomic DNA TTTCATGCGCCCTCACAGTGACCACATTTAAATGTTGCTCCTGGAGTAAAATAAAAGCCAAAGAATCGTCCAATTTGGCTACCTCGTGTGAAACCCGTTTTTTGACGCGTGAtcgtatcggggggggggggggggggggggctgtaaatGAACGTGATCACTTTGCCTGTGGGTGGTTAAGGATCTGGTGCAGGCCCCCTGTGGGGTAGGGCGAGAGGTTGGttaggagagatgggggaggggcgggggttgCGCACTTTTCAAGTTTAAATCACAAGTGAAGTCCAGGAGCATTTCACAGCacttttgtgggggggggggggtgggagaaaggatCATCTAACCCTCTGATGCTTTGTGCTCTGATACAGCTAAAGTAGGACCAGAGCGACAAAGCACTGCAGCGCAATCCAGCAATGAAGAGGTCTTTACCGTATATCACCTAGCCACGCCCAGTCCTTTATGTATAAATAGTGCTGGATTGTAAAATATAGGGACCCACAAACATGTTCCACGGGAGAAGGTGCTTGGCACTGCAGATAAAGAGGGGCGCTTTCtttttcacccctcccccccccctcactactgAAAGGTACTTGCAAGGTTTTGCACCTAGCCAATCCAGTAACAATGGCTAAATCTAAGCTCTACCTAACCCTTTCAGGGACAGAGTGTTTTTCCCCTCTGGCACTAAAAGGGTGCATGTAGCTTTAAAAGCAGCTGGGAACGAGAGGGGAAAAAATAGTCATCCCTCTCCCTGGAAATCACTATACTGCACAATAATACAGCGTATCTCTTTACACTTCCAGGATCACAGCTACACAATTGAGACAACATGCCAGACCAGGGAAAGGTGTCATAAGGCGATTGGATGTGTGTAGTTGTAGTCACAACTTTATACTGCGCAGGAGGGGCACTTTAAATTATGGAAACATATGCACTGCCAGCCGGGCAGTGAAAGTGTTAATCAGATAGTCTGTAGGACTCGGTGGGGTGGGAGATGTTGGTGAAGGAGGAAGAAGAGGTGATGGGAGGCACGTCATCCAGATCAGGACTCTGCTTTCATCCAGGACATTCTACAAGTTACCCGGCCGAATTGGGTTTGGTTGGGCATTACCACTCTTTCTTCTTCTCGTCCATGGAGACCCCACCGGGCCCCAGGGCCACCACCAGGAGTAGCCCCCCAATGACGGACATGGTCTGGAAGAAGTCATACTTGAGAAAGTCATGCATGGGCTTGTAGGCCGGGATGGTCCAGAAGGCGTTGAAGTAGACGTTTATGACAAACAGCCAGATGACCAGTGTGAGGGCAGCAAGCTTGGTCTTGAAGCCGATGGCCACCAGGATGATCAGGGCTGTGCCCACGATGTTCTGCAGGATCTGCAGGACGAGAGAAACCCTCGTGGACATAAGTCACATATGGCAGAGAAAGTGGGACCCAAAAAAAGGGTACATATAGGTCTAGGATGTAGAAAAAAGTATAAAGGCAAGTGCAGTTCTAGGTTCATTCATAGGAGAATGAAGAAGTTGGCACTTAAATGGTCTACGTAGAAAAGGatcaaaaacatttattgatgGTAGCGCCACGTCTCCCTGCGCTTGCCGGCCCGTCTCAAGATACACAGGCAACAGTAATCGTGCTACAAATACCAACTTTGCAACACTTTATGTTCCATCTGCATTTGCAGCACTGATGTCTTTGGCGCCTCTTCACTGTATGGTAAACTGAATGGGTATTTGTAGCACAATATCTGTTACCGGTGTATCTTGAGAAGCGCCCGCAGGCGCACCAGAAACGTTGATCTACCATCAGTATAGCTTTTTGATATTTTACTACAGACCAAGACCACTTGAGTGCCAACATCTTTAAATCGCTTGGACTGCCGGTGGGGTCCACTCAACTGCGGGACCACCTTCTGCTGAGCACCAGTGGCAAGTATCACAGTTACGTGAGTGCACCACGCTTctgaattacacacacacacacacacacacacacacacacacacacacacactttctcagagTTCCATGTAACCCAACGGTGCCTCAAACCGAGATAAGATTCACCAAGGCAAAACAAACTAAGTGATTTCAGAGAATTGTTGATAAAACGTTGTTctctaaaaacaaaaataatataaacacaGTCAGGTAGACACGGAAAGCGCGGGACTTACAAAGAAGAAGCTGGCGTCGAAATGTAGCAGCGTCATGAACATGAGGACGAGCAGCACGCGGCCGCCCAGCTGCATGTACTGTTTCGGGGAACTCTCCCCCATGGTGGGGACTCCGGCAAACATGCTTTTACCTTCGGACCGAGACTCGGCCAGGAGCAGCAGGAGCCCACCCCCCAGGGCCAGGTTCCTAGAAAAGTAAAAACACAATGCTGGTTTTTAAAGCCCCTGAACTGAGATCCGTCTAATAATCATGCTGCCTTGTGTACTGCAGAAATTGGAACGGCTGTGAGTACCTAGAACACGGGAGTACCTAGAACACGGGAGCTTCCAAGCGATGTAGCTATAAACATGTTTAACACCTTCAATGCCGAGAAGGTCACAGGACCGGAGTATTATTGGTAAATCGCCCCTGGCTGAGGGTGGTGGAATGCAATGCATGCTTATCACAGAGACGCCCAGAGAGACGCTGAACTCTGCCATCTTACAGGTACCATCTTCCTCACTGGGGTACCAAtaaaaggggcaatccctcctagggccaaagtgaaCCAATTCCAGTGACATGCGTAAGGGTCTTGTCTGGGTAATTAATACTTTTGTTACCCAAATCTAATGTAGAACttctttttagttattttttaaaaGCAAGACTTGGGAGACGTTTGATTtttctctggctgctcccttttcaGTGATGTAACAGTAatagtgacatcacacaatgTTACCAGCAAGTGCTTCCGCAGCCAGTgtcgtctccccccctcccctccccacatctTTATTTGttatctgataaggacaggggggggggggggagataagggaaaagaaaacacttgattgacaaacacttccccactcaGAAGCACCCATATAAATTCTACAGTAATCTTCTAAACAAAAGAAAACCCCCAAACCTTTGCCATTAGCACTGCTAGGATGTGTTTAGGGATCCAGTTAAAAGTATATTTTCTGCTCCACAATGTGGGATTGCACCCCTTAAAGAAAACCCAAATGATCTTGTCAGCCCCCGCCACGTTTTCTCGTGTAACAGAACACGTTTATAAGTTTCCGCACACGATAGGCGAATTAAGAAAcactgtgctttaaaaaaaaataaaatggtttATTTATCACGTTCACATCATTCTGGATTATTCTCAGCAACGTGTTGCTGTCAATTTAGCCAGCAAATTGTTGAAGCCATCATCACAGCCCCCATAACAACAGAGGCCATTCAAAAAGTTACCCGCTGAACCCTTTGCATTGGTTAGTAATGCGCGGCCAGTTCCCTTAACTTATCACCAAAAGCCATTTCAACCTACCTCATTAAAAATTTCAGGTCCCACAGGATGCTGTATGCAACAGTCTGGCAGGAGAGAAAAGAGACGCATTATTACACCCGTCTCCTGATCTTTCAGCGCTAAGGAACCACGTAGATCAGGGGGTGCCAAGTCCAGTcccccagggccaccaacaggtcttcaggatatccctgcttcagcacaggtggctcagtcaatgacagcTACCAATtcacggagccacctgtgctgaagcagggatatcctgaaaacctgacctgttggcgggtcTTCCAAGACTGGGAGTTGGTACCCCGGATGTAGATCATGTGTGCGCTACCCGAATCACCCCAATTACACACAGTATACGCCTCCAATACCAAGGGGA from Ascaphus truei isolate aAscTru1 chromosome 21, aAscTru1.hap1, whole genome shotgun sequence includes the following:
- the SURF4 gene encoding surfeit locus protein 4 — its product is MANNDMMGTAEDFADQFLRVTKQYLPHVARLCLISTFLEDGIRMWFQWSEQRDYIEATWNCGYLLATIFVLINLLGQLGGCILVLSRNFVQYACFGLFGIIAMQTVAYSILWDLKFLMRNLALGGGLLLLLAESRSEGKSMFAGVPTMGESSPKQYMQLGGRVLLVLMFMTLLHFDASFFFILQNIVGTALIILVAIGFKTKLAALTLVIWLFVINVYFNAFWTIPAYKPMHDFLKYDFFQTMSVIGGLLLVVALGPGGVSMDEKKKEW